From the genome of Adhaeribacter pallidiroseus:
GTATTTTAAGAATGTAGGCGATGTTAAACTTGGTCCGTTTCGTTAAGGCTTCGGTTAAGAGGATTTCGGCTTTTAAAAATCCTTCGAACTCGGCTAAGGCAACTTCATCTCCGGTTTTTAAGCCAAGTAGATTAGGCAATATTTCTCCTTGCGAACCGGGCAATTCATACTTCATAAGGTAACAACGGCTGCATTAATCACAATACTCAAGTTAAGATTTATACTTAAATAAAATTGCCTGACGAGCCCACTTTACTTAGTCCATTGTTTCAGCATTTCTTTGGCTTCTTCCGTAGAAAACACTTCTTTCTTTATAGATTGCTCCAAGCGGGTTTCTATTTTCTGCAAAAGAATTAATTTATCTACTAATTCATCCATTGAAAATTTATCCGGCATATCTTGTATACTCCTAATTACTTTTTCCTTAGTCAGCATGGTTTTATAATTTATTAAGTTACGGAATTTTTTTCAGTTAGTCTACCTTAAAAGTATTGTTCATCCGGCATCCTAAACACTGGCAAAAAAACAATAAACCGCTTACCGCTTCGGACGGCGGTTGTTTCGTAGGTTTTTCAAAACACACTCTCTACATTTGGCCGCTTAATTTCTACCATGATTATAAAAGAAAAAAGAAATTGGTTCCGGATGCTGTTTGTGTGGCATGGGTCGGTGCTGCCGGAAATTTTACCGCGCTTAGTGGCCTTGTTGCTGCTTTCCTCATTCATTGTGTATTTCCGGGGGCAGTTCTTCGCGTATAAAATTCCACTGAATCCCACGCCTTTTACTTTAATCGGTTTAGCCCTGGCTATTTTCTTAGGTTTCCGGAACAGCGCCAGCTATGATCGGTTCTGGGAAGGCCATAAACTCTGGGGCGCCTTGCTCATTGATGCCCGGTCGCTTACCCGGCAGGCTATTACCTTAACCCATTTACCCGCCCATTCCGAGCCGGTACACTATTTTACCCGTTTGCTCCTAGCTTTTACCTACGCCTTAAAACACCAGCTACGCTACACCGATGCTACCCCGGATTTGCAACGGCTGCTCCCACCCGACCTAGCCCAAGCTTTGCAAAATGTTACCTTTAAACCCATCCGGTTATTACAAGAAATGGGCTTGTGGGTACAGCAACTAAAACAAGAAGGCCAGATTGATTCCATTATCCAGGCTGCCATCGACCAAAACCTGAACCAACTATCCGGAATTGTGGGTGGTTGCGAACGGATTGCCAGCACCCCTATCCCCTACACCTACAGCGTGCTGCTGCACCGCACCGTGTACATTTATTCCTTTTTGCTGCCATTTGGTTTAGTAGATAGCATTGGTTGGATGACCCCGATAATGACCGTTTTTGTGGGTTATACGTTTATTGCCCTGGATGCCATTGTTACCGAAATTGAAGAACCTTTTGGCGTAGAGCCCAACGATTTGCCCCTGAATACCATTTGCCAAACCATAGAAACCTCGCTCCTGGAAATGATCGGTCAGGAAGCCCCGGTTTACCCAAAAAGGAAAAAGCCCTATTTTGCCGATTAGTTTTCAACTCTGTTTCCTGGTAGCAGGTTTTAGGTAGCAAGTATCAGGTAGCACTTAGCAGGTAATAAGTACAAAGACAAAATTAGATTAAAGTAGATTCGCCTTATTGATGAATCTCATACCGGAGGAAATTATTCTGACTCTTGTAGTTCGTTGTAGCTACTGCAAATAAATTAAGTACTTTACCTTTAAACCAGTTGCGCCCGAAAAGCCGCAGCTAAACGCAGCTGACACCAGTTTGGCTGTGGAGCACCTGCTAGGATTCCGGTGCTGCAAAGCAGCATTCCGCAGACGGAGTCGAGGAAAGGAAGGCTAGCGAGGGCGGAAGAGCCAAACGAGGCCCGCCGGCCACGAGGCAAACGGGTTACTGATCAACCTAGATAGCACCCGAGCCTGGAGACTTGCAAAGGCTCCAAAAGAACTATCTTACAGTCTACAATGGAAACTACTAACTTCAATTTGATCATTATCAATAAAAAAACAGCTGTTCCGAGGCAACCCTAACTGGCCACTCAGAATAGCTATACTTTTATAAAACTTTAAAAAAATTTTAAAATAATTACACCTCTTTTCCTATCCGCTCTAATTCTGCTGATTGTACAAACGTAAACGCTTTTTGCAAAGCCAGCATAAGCTCATCCAGGTCAATTGGCTTGCTGATGTACGCGTTCATGCCCGCCTGTTTACAAGCTTGTTCGTCTTCGGAGAGCGCACTAGCGGTAGTAGCAATAATATACGGCTGATGACTGCTTTCCTGAGCGCGAAGCACCCGCGTAGCTTCCAGCCCATCCATCTCGGGCATCTGCACGTCCATTAATATTACATCGTAATGCGTATGGTTACAGGCGGTCAAGGCTTGTACGCCATTCTCGGCCATTACAACCTGGTAACCCAATCGCTCGAGCACCAGTTGCGCGAACATCTGGTTAATTGGATAATCTTCGGCAACCAGAATCCGTAAAGGATAATTATCGGCAAATCTCGACGAAAGCTTCTGCTCAGCCGGCATTAGTTCTTGTTCAAAAGGTTGATGTAGCAAACTGTTGGCTAACGCTCCTTGCAAGGTTTGGTATTTGGTGGGTTTGCTTACAACAGCGGTAAAAAGACCTCGGGATTCCGAATTCAGGTCATTACCCAGGCTGCATAATAAAACCAACGGTAAATGAGGTTGATCTTCCCGCAAAGCCAGTGCCAGCGAAATACCGTCCATACCGGGTAAATAGCGATCCGTGAGCACTAAATCAAAGTCTTGTTCTTTTATTACGGCCAATGCCTCGCGGGCCGCAGGAACCGCTACCGAATGGTAGTGCCAGTGGCGAAGTTGCTTTTGCAACAGTTCGCGGTAAGTGGCGTTAGCGGTTACCACCAAAATAGCTTTTCCTTGTAAATCACCGGTTGGTTCTTCTTCAGTGGTCGCTTTGGTTTCCGGAGCTAGCTGCGCCTGAATGGTAAAGTAAAAATTGGTTCCCTGACCCGGTTGGCTATTGGCGCTTATTTGTCCACCCATCAGATCTACCAGCCTTTTGCAAATAGCCAGCCCCAGGCCGGTACCCCCGTATTTGCGGGTAGTAGAAGAATCGAGTTGCGAGAAGGCCTGAAACAAATTGGCTGCTTTTTCCGGAGAAAAGCCGATGCCTGTATCGCGCACGCTAAAGCTTAATTCCAGCTGATGGTGTTCGCGCACCTCACCCGATTTTACCTCAACTACAATCTCCCCTTGTGAAGTAAATTTCAGGGCATTTCCGACCAAGTTGATTAAAATTTGCTGCAGAAGGCCGCAATCACCCACAATCGATAATGGTACGTTTTCGTCCAGGTCGTATAATAATTCGAGCTGCTGCTGGGCTGCTTTATCGGCAAATAATTCCAGCACTTCTTCCAGGCACACCCGCAGATCAAAAGGTTGAGGATCCAGCTCCATTTTACCGGATTCGATTTTTGAAAAATCCAGCACATCGTTTATGACGGAAAGCAAGCTCTGGCCCGACCGGCGAATAATGTCGGCAAAGTGGCGCTGCTCCGGATCTAGATGAGTTTCCGTCAGCAAAGAGGTCATCCCAATTACCCCGTTCAGGGGTGTCCGGATTTCGTGGCTCATGGTAGCCAGAAATATACTCTTAGCCTGGTTCGCTTTTTCCGCTTCCTGGCGGGCCTGCTCTGCCTCTTCTTTCGCCTGCTTTTCGTATTGCTGCTGGCTCTGCAATTGTTTATTTAATTGTAACAAATTAGTAGCCTGGGTTTCCAGTTCTTCTT
Proteins encoded in this window:
- a CDS encoding bestrophin family protein produces the protein MIIKEKRNWFRMLFVWHGSVLPEILPRLVALLLLSSFIVYFRGQFFAYKIPLNPTPFTLIGLALAIFLGFRNSASYDRFWEGHKLWGALLIDARSLTRQAITLTHLPAHSEPVHYFTRLLLAFTYALKHQLRYTDATPDLQRLLPPDLAQALQNVTFKPIRLLQEMGLWVQQLKQEGQIDSIIQAAIDQNLNQLSGIVGGCERIASTPIPYTYSVLLHRTVYIYSFLLPFGLVDSIGWMTPIMTVFVGYTFIALDAIVTEIEEPFGVEPNDLPLNTICQTIETSLLEMIGQEAPVYPKRKKPYFAD